ATGAACAATCGTCGCGttagtaaaataaaatggaATTGGCCAGAAGTCTATAATTGTTATCTTATATTATATGGATGACATGTATGTGGAATTTTCCAAGACTGATGGGGGATTAATTATatcactataaattatttttagtcacaataaaatttgtgactaaaagtaaaaaagttgtgattaattattaattactattcctatgttgtgactaaaaagtctgtGGTTAAAGGTGTCAGTCACAAAAGttacaatttattgtgattaaatgtggttttaatcacaatacttattgtgactaaaagaaaattagtgacaacttgtgtctaaatactatgttttagtcacaagtagtttcatattgtgactaaaagtcacatttagtcacaaaaaaattatgttatgactaaaaaattgtcactaaaagtagttgTTTTTTGTAGTGTATATTAATTGGATATAtagatcaagtttgagtttgaaaattaatttattcttCTTGTTAATTTaccatattatatatttatgtgatGTGGTTAATTGCATCATAGTGTATTATAAGgaataattaagattttttcctTTAAATTATCATAAGTACGAAATCATGTTCTTTAAATTTGTTGAGCCGTTTAAAATTTCTCCCAAACTATAACtgaaattgttgaatttaaaatttttttgtccaattttaccAACAGATCGTCTAGCGTGAATGAAAAATCAAGAGGCATAATTttgtatatgtcaaaatttggGAGTGGGAAATGAGATTTAGTGCATGAGCAATCGTCACGTTAGAACGACATTGGCCAGAAGTCTATAAATCCAATTTTGAATagtttgagaaatttttttaacaacttaaaatatttggaggtataatttagtacatgcaTGTCaagtaaataactaaaaaaatttacCAACAGATCGTCTAgcgtaaataaaaaaatcaaagagcataattttgtatatgtcaaagtttggAGGAACGAGATTTAGTGCATGAACAATTGTTGCGTTAGTAAAATAAAACGGAATTGTCCAGAAATCTATAAATCCAATATCTTTAATAGTTGGAGAAAAttttttaacaacttaaaatattcaagtaaataattaaaaaacattAACTAaagacaacaaaaaaaaaataataataaaaatttgtaTATACACTTCAATattcataaaaaattatattgtaaatGTAAATGTGTATTTGGAAGATATATATTGTTCGGTAAAAGATtctcaaaacaacaaaaatatataactaaaaataataattaatattttcttaaatatataCCTCTAATAATTATTTACACTTATTCAATATTcataaaaaatgatatatagcaTATAATTTGAGCTTACCCACATGGCTATTAATTAATTACCCCTTACACTATTATAAGATAGAATTAGTTTCCacaaaaatattctaattttagggaaaataaaaatatattaaaacaattaaaatatgtataaataaataaatatatccaAATAAAAAGCATGGATATGTGAAAGTTGAATGAGTATAGTATTAATAATGTTGGAGAAAGTTGATTCCCCAAGGTCATATGTTTCGGCTCAATCCATGTAATTATAGCAATTCCAGTCTTAATTAATCCCAAgacttttaattaatattacagctaattattaaaataatgccataattaaaaataaattattatggcaaataattacaagtttttgtaaaataatcaaatgaaaTTAGGAGCATCCAATagggtcattttttttttatttaattaattaattaataaagctATATAAATTGCAAATAGGGTTGTGGCTGCTTgttgtaaataattaataattaattaattaagtaagaTAATACGAATTATGAAATGGAATACATTTCAAGGATAATAATGACAAAATAAGAGGATGGATGCTTCTTCTGATCAATATATACCCTCCAACATTCATTTCaaacatattaaattaattaatacatatatattatgaaaaaaaaaaagtaatattacacaatttaaaattataaagtagAAGAAAAATCGTGTTGTCTTTTTGTCTACTTGTGTTATTATATATtcattgttatatatatttggattaattaatatatattaatgaacTAATCCAAAAAAGTAAGAAAGAGTGTGAGTTTTACTCAATTAAACCCTAGAAATgaggttaattaattaattaatgaaattgaATTATGAGAGAGAGGTAGGCAGATGTAGTAAGACTTTTTTGTCCTCATAATAATAAGCATCACAATCAACAACTATTCCTAACTATAAATCTcactctttcttcttcattttttttcaaacatttagaCTCACAACAACAAATATTATCAACATATATAAACAAcaaacaagaaagaagaaagaagaagaagaagaagaagaaggaagatcatatatagatatatatttatatatattatatatcaatcaAGAAGATGGGTAGGGCTCCATGTTGTGATAAGGCTAATGTGAAGAAAGGACCATGGTCACCTGAAGAGGATACTAAGCTTAAAGCTTATATTGATACTTATGGCACTGGTGGTAATTGGATTGCTCTTCCCCAAAAAATTGGTATATAtgtttttgatatatattttctcttaattatattattattgattaattatattCTTGGTGggtattaattgattttagtttgtttaattaattaggGCTTAAGAGATGTGGAAAGAGTTGTCGATTGAGGTGGCTTAATTACTTGAGACCTAATATCAAACATGGTGGATTCTCTGAAGAAGAAGACAACATCATCTGTAGTCTCTATATAAGTATTGGCAGCAGgtcagtctctctctctctctctcctctctctctctctctctctatatatatatatatatgtatgtatacataTCTACTTGGAAAACACACTTAACCTAAAGTTTCAACCTTAACATGTTGTCTCATATCTCTTGTCCAGATTCTTTCTTAAATTTTCCTAGAAAAACTCATGCTTTGTATATCTCCTAGGGTTTGGAGCTAATTTCTTGTCTAtgtaattatgtatatataggtGGTCTATAATAGCAGCTCAATTACCAGGAAGAACAGATAATGACATAAAAAATTATTGGAACACAAGATTGAAGAAGAAATTATTGGGAAGGCGAAAACAATCCAATGGATCTCGATTATCATCATCGGCCACCACGGATGGAAAAAATCCGATCTTGGAAGAGAATTCGGCTGAAACTTTAAGTAGTTCAGCCATTGAAAGGCTTCAACTCCATATGCAACTTCAAAGCCTTCAAAACCCTTTATCTTTCTATAATAATCCTGCTTTGTGGCCTAAGCTTCATCCCTTTCAACAAAAAATGATTCAACAAAGTTTCCAAGCTTTGAAtgtaaaccctaaccctaaccctaatTCTGAGCTGTTAACTCAGAATTCTATGATCATGCAAGTGCATGATCATGTGATTAGCCCTAATAATCAAGCCCAAAAGGAGATTGAGTTTTATGGTTCGTCGATTATTGCTAATAATATCGTTGTAAGTGAAGATCAAATTGATAGCGCTAAAGGATCAGGCGACCAGTCTGGTAATCAACATGTTTCGGCTTTTCAAGCTGAGCTCGAGGGCATTCTTAACGGAGATCATGGTGATATAAACTCAATCGAGTttaatcataatcataatcataatcaGATGGCGGGTTCTGATCCCGGGTTTGATAACTTGATCAAGGATATGAATAATGTGGTGGTCTCTAATAATAAGGAAAGCTTGTTATGGTGGTCTAATGAGTTTGAAGCAtcaaaatcatcatcatcaaactCATGGGAATCTACTTCTGTGGTtcttgatcatcatcatcaatctAATAATAGCAATGAGATGTTTCATCATGATCATCATCATTATGATCAAATGACTAGTTATGGCCTGTGATGACAAAATTATgaggttaattaattaattttttttaattaatttacttcTAATAAGTACTATTATTGTAGTAACTATATAATAGGGTTTTAATCCCATGCATAAGATGAAAATCATGATGATTATGAAATCAGGAGAGAAAATAtggaacatatatattatatattcgaggggttttttttttcttttgtaaattaataattatgtgtgaataattatgtttttttgaGATTATAATGAAACTTTGTTTATTCTCTAAAGATCTTAGTGAATCTGGATTTTGTCTTTAAATGGTCAAAGCATTGTATATCTCTCTTTATTCTGAAActccataaatattaaatttacacattttgtgtATATGcatttatatttatagactCAAATTAATCAAAACTTATTAATTTGTCAAAGTGTTTAAGAATATATTCGTTGAGCTAACGTTGACAGAAGCTAATATTTAGATACATgccaacaaaataatatattctCCACCACAAATATATATCACAtgcaatatatgtatatatatatacataatatatatatatgatccagTATAATAATTAACTATATATACTACTTTTGTTTCACCCCaagtaagtatatatataatgaataataattacatatatataattaatgaacAGTTATTTGCCTATACAAATCAATTTAAACCAGCCCCTAGCTATCTTTTTCACCAATTAATTTTCCCAATATGTCTATGAGCTATATAGAACTTTTTACAAATACCAGagtttattaagaaaaaataccatattttaaactttatacagaaaaaaaatgtctaatt
This Cannabis sativa cultivar Pink pepper isolate KNU-18-1 chromosome 6, ASM2916894v1, whole genome shotgun sequence DNA region includes the following protein-coding sequences:
- the LOC115704480 gene encoding transcription factor MYB36, whose protein sequence is MGRAPCCDKANVKKGPWSPEEDTKLKAYIDTYGTGGNWIALPQKIGLKRCGKSCRLRWLNYLRPNIKHGGFSEEEDNIICSLYISIGSRWSIIAAQLPGRTDNDIKNYWNTRLKKKLLGRRKQSNGSRLSSSATTDGKNPILEENSAETLSSSAIERLQLHMQLQSLQNPLSFYNNPALWPKLHPFQQKMIQQSFQALNVNPNPNPNSELLTQNSMIMQVHDHVISPNNQAQKEIEFYGSSIIANNIVVSEDQIDSAKGSGDQSGNQHVSAFQAELEGILNGDHGDINSIEFNHNHNHNQMAGSDPGFDNLIKDMNNVVVSNNKESLLWWSNEFEASKSSSSNSWESTSVVLDHHHQSNNSNEMFHHDHHHYDQMTSYGL